From Cydia splendana chromosome 12, ilCydSple1.2, whole genome shotgun sequence, a single genomic window includes:
- the LOC134795891 gene encoding uncharacterized protein LOC134795891, translating to MERSILGVKRIDRIRNSTLRSKTRITDVRTKSAKLKWDWAGHVCRMHPQRWAKITTVWVPQDGRGAGRPRRRWRDDLDAYLNDWPEIAQNRDEWKSRGEAFAQQWDTV from the coding sequence atggagcgcagcatacTAGGAGTAAAACGGATTGACCGAATCCGTAACTCTACGCTGCGCTCAAAAACGCGCATTACTGATGTTCGAACTAAGTCCGCCAAgctgaaatgggactgggccggccATGTCTGTCGCATGCACCCACAGAGGTGGGCCAAAATAACCACGGTATGGGTGCCGCAAGACGGGCGAGGAGctggcaggcccagacggagatggcgggacgacctggacgCATATCTTAACGACTGGCCGGAGATTGCTCAAAACCGAGACGAATGGAAatcgaggggggaggcctttgcccagcagtgggacaccgtatag